One part of the Drosophila teissieri strain GT53w chromosome 3R, Prin_Dtei_1.1, whole genome shotgun sequence genome encodes these proteins:
- the LOC122619944 gene encoding ADAM 17-like protease isoform X2, translating into MFTKCISCCGLAIISVFFACLFVENCAALQKTLRHYEIFHKDDVVHRVVKRGAKHSTNPFNIIKEVEFTTLGKNFRLILHPHRDVLHSKFRAYAVDADGNETVVHMDHDSFYSGRVFGELESSVRAHIEDGTMTMSIHLPEETYHIEPSWRHLPEAKKDTMVAYKASDVKVHKNEAGATPKTCGYIKEGLELEDKEHGDTLDNELHARDKRQSDQYEYTPTKTRCPLLLVADYRFFQEMGGGNTKTTINYLISLIDRVHKIYNDTVWQDRSDQEGFKGMGFVIKKIVVHSEPTRLRGGEAHYNMIREKWDVRNLLENTSKMVTPFT; encoded by the exons atgtttacaaaatgCATTAGTTGCTGTGGTCTCGCAATAATCTCTGTTTTTTTCGCCTGCCTCTTCGTCGAAAATTGCG CGGCCCTGCAGAAGACTCTGCGCCACTACGAAATTTTCCACAAGGACGATGTGGTGCACAGGGTGGTCAAAAGGGGTGCCAAGCACAGCACGAATCCCTTCAACATCATCAAGGAGGTGGAGTTCACCACGCTGGGCAAGAACTTCCGGCTGATCCTGCACCCGCACAGGGATGTCCTGCACAGCAAATTCAGGGCCTACGCCGTGGATGCGGATGGCAACGAAACGGTGGTGCACATGG ATCACGATAGCTTCTATTCGGGTCGAGTGTTTGGCGAACTGGAGTCCTCTGTGCGTGCCCACATCGAAGACGGCACAATGACCATGTCCATTCACTTGCCAGAGGAAACCTATCACATTGAGCCCTCCTGGCGGCACCTGCCGGAAGCCAAGAAGGACACCATGGTGGCCTACAAGGCCTCGGATGTGAAGGTGCACAAGAATGAGGCGGGTGCCACCCCCAAAACCTGTGGCTACATCAAGGAGGgtctggagctggaggacaAGGAGCACGGTGATACTTTGGACAACGAGCTGCATGCGAGAGATAAGCGTCAGTCCGATCAGTACGAGTACACGCCCACCAAAACTCGGTGTCCTTTGCTCTTGGTGGCAGACTATCGATTCTTTCAGGAAATGGGCGGAGGCAACACCAAGACCACCATAAACTACTTG ATAAGCCTCATCGATCGGGTGCACAAGATCTACAACGACACAGTGTGGCAGGACCGCTCGGATCAGGAGGGATTCAAGGGCATGGGGTTCGTGATCAAGAAGATCGTGGTGCACTCGGAGCCCACGAGACTGCGAGGAGGCGAGGCACACTACAATATGATCCGTGAGAAGTGGGACGTGCGCAATCTCCTGGAG AATACTTCAAAAATGGTTACACCCTTTACTTGA
- the LOC122619950 gene encoding uncharacterized protein LOC122619950, whose protein sequence is MEWTREKTLQLISEYRSRRGLWDMTCDEYRKKDVKQRLLNEVSQVLGGNIPINELEKKFHTLRTQYHREISRMKRKEPYNSKWFGFKNLVFLSSPYACRSTKGRLKADLQGDERKFALGEVTADHNSDSSTPANHNSNTNANMNEEYLRKNHASSRAQELEKLIEETTKDVDDIEESELEEGEVKPKQAKEMSVRFVSLNEQEETEPLENHHQTLMDLHHQGNAVEAVSFQANESGELHYQTTPSQNTGSSSVHVMPTRIIKIQRRDTAGGQEDSYFEEHTQLHPPPVKRMYYEASPASHNTTSILSPALESSANGTTSSVLTTSPGITMSNLRLPKVNTPPKQVQAQAIPSPPPPTIVSLPPARDEFATYGEYVANEMRAISNREVLVALKHRINTAIFEANMAEIAPK, encoded by the coding sequence ATGGAGTGGACGCGCGAGAAGACGCTGCAGCTGATCAGTGAGTACCGCAGCCGACGCGGGCTGTGGGACATGACTTGCGACGAGTACCGGAAGAAGGACGTCAAGCAGCGGCTCTTAAACGAAGTCAGCCAGGTGCTGGGCGGGAACATCCCGATCAACGAGCTGGAGAAGAAGTTTCACACGCTGCGCACGCAGTACCACCGCGAGATCAGTCGCATGAAACGCAAGGAGCCCTACAACTCCAAGTGGTTTGGCTTCAAGAACCTGGTGTTCCTCAGCTCGCCCTACGCCTGCCGCTCCACAAAGGGTCGCCTGAAGGCGGATCTGCAGGGCGACGAGCGCAAGTTTGCCCTGGGCGAGGTCACCGCCGATCATaacagcgacagcagcacGCCGGCCAATCATAACAGCAATACGAACGCCAACATGAACGAGGAGTACCTCCGCAAGAACCACGCCAGCAGTCGGGCCCAGGAGCTGGAGAAACTCATCGAGGAGACAACCAAAGACGTGGACGACATTGAGGAGTCGGAGCTGGAGGAGGGAGAGGTCAAGCCTAAGCAGGCGAAAGAGATGAGTGTCCGCTTTGTAAGTCTCAACGAACAGGAAGAGACGGAGCCGCTGGAGAATCACCATCAGACCCTGATGGACCTGCACCACCAGGGCAACGCCGTGGAAGCTGTCAGCTTCCAGGCCAATGAGAGCGGCGAACTGCACTACCAGACCACACCATCCCAAAACACGGGCAGCAGCTCGGTGCACGTAATGCCCACAAGAATCATTAAAATCCAGCGGCGGGACACGGCGGGTGGGCAGGAGGATAGCTACTTTGAGGAGCACACGCAACTGCATCCGCCGCCGGTCAAACGAATGTACTACGAAGCCAGTCCAGCATCGCACAACACCACCTCCATTCTGTCCCCCGCACTGGAAAGTAGTGCCAACGGCACAACCAGCAGTGTGTTGACCACCTCGCCCGGTATAACGATGAGTAACCTGCGCCTGCCCAAGGTAAATACGCCGCCGAAACAAGTGCAGGCCCAAGCCATCCCCAGTCCACCTCCGCCCACCATTGTCAGCCTGCCGCCAGCGCGCGACGAGTTCGCAACGTATGGAGAGTACGTGGCCAACGAAATGCGCGCCATCAGCAATCGGGAGGTGCTTGTCGCCCTCAAGCACCGAATCAACACGGCCATTTTCGAGGCCAACATGGCCGAAATAGCCCCGAAATAG
- the LOC122619953 gene encoding coiled-coil domain-containing protein 12 → MGIMDNNGVGRLTEESLKRKERLQKLREQAQNKGGDAAESNEKLPKPVFRSYKPQNESTDGEILAQEPTGNIETAVEDQLSLLQQPMVIDEIDITNLAPRKPDWDLKRDASKKLERLERRTQKAIAELIRERLKLNQIEDISQAVNVATAHAGESVQEDYD, encoded by the exons ATGGGCATCATGGACAACAATGGCGTCGGCAGGCTGACAGAAGAATCTCTGAAACGCAAGGAGCGTCTTCAAAAACTCCGGGAACAAGCGCAGAACAAAGGAGGAGACGCCGCCGAATCCAATGAAAAGTTACCCAA ACCAGTCTTCCGCAGCTACAAACCCCAGAATGAAAGCACCGATGGCGAAATCCTTGCACAGGAACCAACGGGAAACATAGAAACTGCTGTCGAGGATCAACTGAGTCTGCTCCAGCAGCCCATGGTGATCGATGAGATTGATATAACCAACCTGGCACCGCGCAAACCCGACTGGGATCTGAAGCGGGATGCCAGCAAAAAGTTGGAGCGACTGGAACGACGCACCCAAAAAGCAATTGCTGAACTCATCCGTGAGCGACTGAAACTGAACCAAATCGAGGACATCAGCCAAGCGGTGAACGTGGCCACGGCTCATGCAGGTGAAAGTGTTCAGGAGGATTATGACTAG
- the LOC122619949 gene encoding prostatic acid phosphatase isoform X2, whose protein sequence is MWNHPSQRCLILVCVICVLSFGLANALHGYANAEGHPVQISATLPGQLKFVHVIYRHGDRTPVDPYPTDPWGDRKFWSTGWGQLTNLGKQEHYELGKWLRNRYSNLLPPLYSNENIYVQSTDVDRTLMSAQSNLAGLYEPQGEDIWNTDISWQPIPVHTIPEKDDPIVAAKTPCPAYDYELASLESSPEFKALTEKHRDLFAYLSAKSGRPVKTFVDAQYLNNTLFIESLYNMTLPRWTEKVYGKDELTYVANFAFAISSYTRKLARLKAGPLLKDILQRFKEKSSGHLNPDRSMWVYSAHDTTVASVLNALKLFELHSPPYTACIMMELRVDEANTPLVSIFYKNTTAEPLPLDIPGCGPSCPLAKLKKIYQDVLPVDWERECKVSTMMMTYEEANLGTATGILILIVIALLFASYGLMIYYRRRNYKLYSSYSQMA, encoded by the exons ATGTGGAACCACCCAAGCCAGCGCTGCCTCATCTTGGTCTGCGTGATATGTGTGCTGTCTTTCGGGCTGGCCAATGCGCTCCACGGCTATGCTAATGCTGAAGGTCACCCAGTGCAGATCTCGGCCACATTGCCAGGCCAGCTGAAGTTTGTGCATGTC ATATATCGCCACGGCGACAGAACGCCCGTAGATCCCTATCCCACGGACCCCTGGGGCGACAGAAAGTTCTGGTCCACCGGCTGGGGACAGTTGACCAAT TTGGGCAAGCAAGAGCATTACGAGCTGGGCAAATGGCTGAGGAATCGTTATTCAAACCTCCTTCCCCCTCTATACTCTAACGAGAATATCTACGTTCAGTCCACCGACGTGGATCGCACCCTCATGAGTGCCCAATCAAATCTGGCTGGTCTCTACGAGCCGCAGGGTGAAGACATCTGGAACACGGACATCAGCTGGCAACCCATACCCGTTCACACCATTCCCGAGAAGGATGATCCCATAGTAGCCGCCAAGACACCTTGCCCCGCCTATGACTACGAGCTGGCCAGTCTGGAATCTTCGCCAGAATTCAAGGCCTTGACCGAAAAACACCGAGATCTTTTTGCCTATTTGAGCGCAAAAAGCGGACGACCTGTGAAGACCTTCGTAGATGCGCAGTATTTGAATAACACCTTGTTCATTGAGAGTCTGTACAACATGACACTGCCGAGATGGACCGAAAAGGTTTACGGGAAAGATGAGCTCACGTATGTAGCAAATTTCGCTTTTGCCATCAGCTCTTATACGCGAAAGCTGGCGAGACTGAAGGCGGGACCTTTGCTGAAGGACATACTCCAGCGGTTTAAAGAGAAATCCTCTGGGCACCTAAATCCAGATCGTTCGATGTGGGTCTACAGTGCTCATGACACCACCGTAGCCAGTGTTTTGAATGCGCTAAAATTGTTCGAG CTGCACAGTCCTCCCTACACGGCGTGCATTATGATGGAGCTGCGTGTGGATGAGGCCAACACCCCATTGGTGTCTATTTTCTACAAGAATACCACAGCCGAACCCCTGCCTCTGGACATACCTGGTTGTGGACCTTCCTGCCCGCTGGCGAAACTGAAGAAAATTTACCAGGATGTTCTGCCCGTAGATTGGGAGCGCGAGTGCAAGGTATCCACTATGATGATGACTTATGAGGAGGCCAATCTTGGCACTGCGACGG GCATTCTCATTTTAATCGTTATTGCGCTGCTGTTCGCCAGCTACGGCCTCATGATCTACTACCGCCGGCGCAACTACAAGCTGTATTCCTCGTACTCTCAAATGGCTTAG
- the LOC122619956 gene encoding uncharacterized protein LOC122619956: MQNPICEPFTSWPVKFDINQLIKEFQPEEKGRQVAEDKSPRDFLHLPDNNWVVLPSFKYKLEHLTPYLSIRRSKYMRCRFQRFLNNVPSCYVTISLYGSNVSNMPKPRRKSLNGQFYGVDNKLAPVPAVADPRSPPHRK; the protein is encoded by the exons ATGCAGAACCCCATTTGTGAACCGTTCACCAGTTGGCCAGTAAAGTTCGATATCAACCAGCTCATCAAGGAGTTCCAGCCGGAGGAGAAGGGGCGCCAGGTGGCTGAGGATAAGTCGCCACGGGACTTTCTCCACCTACCCGACAATAACTGGGTGGTCCTGCCCAGTTTTAAGTACAAGCTTGAGCACTTGACCCCGTATCTTTCCATTCGCCGGAGCAAATATATGCGGTGTCGCTTTCAGAGGTTTCTTAACAATGTTCCCAGCTGCTACGTAACCATCTCCTTGTATGGCTCCAATGTGAGCAA CATGCCCAAGCCAAGGCGAAAGAGTCTAAATGGCCAGTTCTACGGTGTGGATAACAAACTGGCTCCTGTTCCGGCGGTCGCAGATCCTCGCTCTCCTCCGCACCGAAAGTAG
- the LOC122619951 gene encoding heterogeneous nuclear ribonucleoprotein A3, whose protein sequence is MNTTAKVFVGSLPRCKPDELRRLFTNYGSVVECDVMNRCAFVHLENTDMAEAAIAALNGTIFKGQPIVVEAGRPKFGPGVGSRGQAGSGDNPGRRPSQVQGGGADQRPHESGGNFKRNFRDEVGGRYSNEGPRGSNSSAAKFGPVRNESNYRQQRSAPYSKGPPNNESSNQGQGFRNKFAGGGNEGRFGNNRFQQRDNSGAQPGRRNFKNSPTSGYRGGGSTSDFQGGSSSSGGGGSVNQRTGGGGPGPSNVRQDRRGFALPVEHQQQQMGFGRFGNGPMNSGNRGTNGGNPPGGRGFFNGGGGFNDRRGSSHETSSPQGGPSKRGGSGARNHNQNGINAYHSEFPPLGSGGGVPAQRNRFNGPRPGPNMGGNRRF, encoded by the exons atgaaTACT ACCGCCAAGGTGTTCGTCGGCAGCCTGCCGCGCTGCAAGCCGGACGAACTGCGTCGACTGTTCACCAACTATGGATCGGTCGTTGAGTGCGACGTGATGAACCGCTGCGCCTTCGTCCACCTGGAGAACACGGACATGGCGGAGGCGGCCATCGCCGCACTGAATGGCACCATCTTCAAGGGCCAGCCCATCGTGGTAGAGGCGGGCAGGCCAAAGTTCGGCCCTGGAGTTGGCAGTCGAGGTCAGGCGGGCTCTGGTGACAATCCGGGGCGCAGACCCTCACAGG TTCAAGGTGGCGGAGCGGACCAGAGACCTCATGAATCCGGTGGCAACTTTAAGCGTAACTTCCGTGACGAAGTCGGTGGCAGATACTCCAACGAAGGCCCAAGGGGCTCCAACTCCTCGGCTGCCAAATTTGGTCCCGTAAGAAACGAGTCCAACTACAGACAACAGCGCAGTGCTCCTTACTCGAAAGGACCACCGAACAATGAGTCTTCCAATCAGGGACAGGGATTTAGGAACAAATTTGCAGGCGGTGGCAACGAAGGACGCTTCGGCAACAACCGGTTTCAGCAGCGGGACAACAGTGGAGCACAGCCTGGCAGAAGAAACTTTAAGAACAGTCCAACCAGCGGATATAGAGGAGGAGGCAGCACTAGTGACTTTCAAGGAGGCAGCTCCAGCAGCGGGGGAGGAGGATCCGTGAATCAGAGGACCGGTGGCGGGGGACCAGGTCCCAGCAATGTGCGACAGGATCGCCGTGGATTTGCCCTGCCTGTggagcatcagcagcagcaaatgggCTTTGGACGCTTTGGCAATGGACCCATGAACTCTGGCAATCGTGGTACTAATGG TGGAAATCCACCAGGAGGACGTGGGTTCTTCAATGGAGGAGGCGGATTCAATGACAGACGCGGTAGCAGTCACGAAACCAGCAGTCCCCAAGGGGGCCCAAGCAAACGCGGAGGATCAGGAGCTAGAAATCACAATCAAAATGGCATAAATGCATATCACTCGGAATTTCCGCCCTTGGGCAGTGGCGGCGGAGTTCCAGCCCAAAGAAACCG CTTCAACGGACCCAGACCCGGGCCAAATATGGGAGGCAATAGAAGATTTTAA
- the LOC122619948 gene encoding spindle assembly abnormal protein 6 homolog, whose amino-acid sequence MWPPGSEDSYSAKMDYGKNVVNILPSAEMLVSFNGDMTRSSKRSCLLYAERMDFKELLQLRLAEKSDQRRMYITTVDSASFQDLKQDQSLNVSFSGFIDNVVRMLKDCQSGKLELHLSVRDQNLSSSREVHEYHLQFVEIRSFKNLVHLSLPCRSAPLNTVLFYINSMLDASHKKQFVLEQSIQQMQTEINAQRSHTERLTTENKSLREAIAENTRILEEKHVAEVHQYQEKLTKLNEQRNNELERHRRAISGFQSQMDKASLEKAELKSAQEQAEKRCQTLSEELACCKARVCNLKEQNDKLHGDVASARQQERKLEYKIEDLKQHTTELQEHIQRGNKEKANIAAELEAEKKILHTKRQALGMASEEISKANQIILKQSQELLNHKKTIAWRTEVALQQEKAVQSKENLLTLRENELREARITIEKLREEIPQQLQSMRNFAQGLEQKYSKQILILKERLAIPTGKENRR is encoded by the exons ATGTGGCCACCGGGGAGCGAGGATAGCTACTCCGCCAAAATGGACTACGGCAAGAACGTGGTGAACATCCTGCCCAGCGCAGAGATGCTGGTGAGCTTCAATGGCGACATGACGCGGTCTAGTAAACGGTCATGTCTACTGTACGCGGAGAGAATGGACTTCAAGGAGCTGCTG CAACTCCGATTGGCGGAAAAGTCCGATCAACGGCGCATGTACATTACCACAGTGGACAGTGCCTCCTTCCAAGATCTCAAACAGGATCAGTCTCTGAATGTGTCATTCTCCGGGTTCATAGACAATGTAGTGCGCATGCTGAAGGACTGCCAGTCGGGCAAATTGGAGCTCCACCTGTCCGTGCGGGATCAGAACCTCTCATCCAGCAGAGAGGTCCACGAATATCATCTTCAGTTTGTGGAAATCCGGTCTTTCAAAAACCTGGTCCACCTTAGCCTGCCCTGTCGCTCTGCCCCCTTGAACACCGTACTATTCTACATCAACAGCATGCTAGATGCTTCCCACAAAAAGCAATTTGTGCTGGAGCAAAGTATCCAGCAAATGCAGACGGAAATCAACGCGCAACGCTCGCACACAGAAAGGTTGAccacagaaaacaaaagtctCAGGGAAGCCATCGCCGAAAACACTCGTATCTTAGAGGAGAAGCATGTTGCCGAGGTTCATCAATACCAGGAAAAACTGACCAAACTGAACGAGCAGCGCAATAATGAGCTGGAGAGACATCGTCGAGCGATCTCCGGCTTTCAGTCGCAAATGGACAAGGCTTCGCTGGAGAAAGCAGAACTGAAATCTGCCCAAGAGCAGGCAGAGAAACGATGTCAAACCCTTTCCGAGGAGTTGGCCTGTTGCAAAGCGAGAGTGTGCAACTTAAAAGAGCAAAATGATAAACTGCACGGAGACGTGGCCAGTGCCAGGCAGCAGGAACGCAAATTGGAGTACAAGATCGAGGACCTCAAGCAGCACACTACCGAGCTACAGGAACATATCCAAAGGGGGAACAAGGAGAAA GCAAACATAGCTGCTGAACTGGAGGCCGAGAAGAAGATCCTGCACACCAAGCGCCAGGCTTTGGGAATGGCTTCTGAGGAGATCTCCAAAGCGAACCAGATAATCCTCAAGCAGAGCCAGGAGCTGCTCAACCACAAGAAGACCATTGCCTGGCGCACCGAAGTGGCTCTACAACAAGAGAAGGCCGTTCAGTCCAAGGAGAACCTACTAACCCTGAGGGAGAATGAACTGCGAGAGGCTCGAATAACTATTGAAAAACTGAGGGAGGAAATCCCCCAGCAACTGCAATCCATGCGTAACTTTGCCCAGGGACTGGAGCAGAAGTATTCCAAAC AAATCCTCATTCTAAAAGAACGGTTAGCAATACCCACGGGCAAAGAAAATCGGCGATAG
- the LOC122619944 gene encoding ADAM 17-like protease isoform X1 — protein sequence MFTKCISCCGLAIISVFFACLFVENCAALQKTLRHYEIFHKDDVVHRVVKRGAKHSTNPFNIIKEVEFTTLGKNFRLILHPHRDVLHSKFRAYAVDADGNETVVHMDHDSFYSGRVFGELESSVRAHIEDGTMTMSIHLPEETYHIEPSWRHLPEAKKDTMVAYKASDVKVHKNEAGATPKTCGYIKEGLELEDKEHGDTLDNELHARDKRQSDQYEYTPTKTRCPLLLVADYRFFQEMGGGNTKTTINYLISLIDRVHKIYNDTVWQDRSDQEGFKGMGFVIKKIVVHSEPTRLRGGEAHYNMIREKWDVRNLLEVFSREYSHKDFCLAHLFTDLKFEGGILGLAYVGSPRRNSVGGICTPEYFKNGYTLYLNSGLSSSRNHYGQRVITREADLVTAHEFGHNWGSEHDPDIPECSPSASQGGSFLMYTYSVSGYDVNNKKFSPCSLRSIRKVLQAKSGRCFSEPEESFCGNLRVEGDEQCDAGLLGTEDNDSCCDKNCKLRRNQGAMCSDKNSPCCQNCQFMASGMKCREAQYATCEQEARCTGAHAECPKSPAMADGTTCQERGQCRNGKCVPYCETQGLQSCMCDIIADACKRCCRMSINETCFPVEPPDVLPDGTPCITGFCNKGVCEKTIQDVVERFWDIIEEINVAKTLRFLKDNIVMAVVLVTAVFWIPISCVISYFDRKKLRHEMKLIEWSQKLDLIHPSDERRRVIHIRVPRQKISVARACN from the exons atgtttacaaaatgCATTAGTTGCTGTGGTCTCGCAATAATCTCTGTTTTTTTCGCCTGCCTCTTCGTCGAAAATTGCG CGGCCCTGCAGAAGACTCTGCGCCACTACGAAATTTTCCACAAGGACGATGTGGTGCACAGGGTGGTCAAAAGGGGTGCCAAGCACAGCACGAATCCCTTCAACATCATCAAGGAGGTGGAGTTCACCACGCTGGGCAAGAACTTCCGGCTGATCCTGCACCCGCACAGGGATGTCCTGCACAGCAAATTCAGGGCCTACGCCGTGGATGCGGATGGCAACGAAACGGTGGTGCACATGG ATCACGATAGCTTCTATTCGGGTCGAGTGTTTGGCGAACTGGAGTCCTCTGTGCGTGCCCACATCGAAGACGGCACAATGACCATGTCCATTCACTTGCCAGAGGAAACCTATCACATTGAGCCCTCCTGGCGGCACCTGCCGGAAGCCAAGAAGGACACCATGGTGGCCTACAAGGCCTCGGATGTGAAGGTGCACAAGAATGAGGCGGGTGCCACCCCCAAAACCTGTGGCTACATCAAGGAGGgtctggagctggaggacaAGGAGCACGGTGATACTTTGGACAACGAGCTGCATGCGAGAGATAAGCGTCAGTCCGATCAGTACGAGTACACGCCCACCAAAACTCGGTGTCCTTTGCTCTTGGTGGCAGACTATCGATTCTTTCAGGAAATGGGCGGAGGCAACACCAAGACCACCATAAACTACTTG ATAAGCCTCATCGATCGGGTGCACAAGATCTACAACGACACAGTGTGGCAGGACCGCTCGGATCAGGAGGGATTCAAGGGCATGGGGTTCGTGATCAAGAAGATCGTGGTGCACTCGGAGCCCACGAGACTGCGAGGAGGCGAGGCACACTACAATATGATCCGTGAGAAGTGGGACGTGCGCAATCTCCTGGAG GTCTTCTCCCGGGAGTACAGCCACAAAGACTTTTGCCTTGCCCATCTCTTTACCGATCTCAAGTTCGAAGGCGGCATTTTGGGCCTGGCTTACGTGGGCTCCCCGCGTCGCAACTCCGTAGGCGGCATTTGCACTCCAG AATACTTCAAAAATGGTTACACCCTTTACTTGAACTCGGGTCTGAGCAGCTCCCGCAACCATTATGGACAGCGGGTCATTACCAGGGAGGCTGACCTGGTCACAGCCCATGAGTTCGGACACAACTGGGGCTCAGAGCACGACCCCGATATTCCGGAGTGTTCACCCAGCGCCTCGCAGGGCGGCAGTTTCCTCATGTACACGTACTCCGTCAGTGGCTACGATGTGAACAATAAG AAATTCTCGCCCTGCTCCCTGCGTTCCATTCGTAAGGTGCTGCAAGCCAAATCGGGCCGGTGCTTTTCAGAGCCCGAAGAGTCCTTCTGCGGCAACCTGCGAGTCGAGGGTGATGAGCAGTGTGATGCTGGACTTTTGGGCACCGAGGACAACGACTCGTGCTGCGACAAGAACTGCAAGCTGCGCCGGAACCAGGGAGCCATGTGCAGCGACAAGAATTCCCCATGCTGCCAGAACTGCCAGTTCATGGCCTCCGGAATGAAGTGCCGCGAGGCGCAGTATGCTACCTGCGAGCAGGAGGCTCGCTGCACCGGCGCCCACGCCGAGTGCCCCAAATCCCCGGCCATGGCGGACGGAACCACCTGCCAGGAGCGGGGACAGTGCCGGAATGGCAAATGTGTGCCGTACTGCGAGACCCAGGGTCTCCAGAGCTGCATGTGTGATATCATCGCGGATGCCTGCAAGCGGTGCTGTCGCATGAGCATCAATGAGACTTGCTTCCCCGTGGAGCCACCTGACGTCCTCCCTGATGGCACACCCTGCATCACCGGATTCTGCAACAAG GGCGTATGCGAGAAGACCATACAGGATGTGGTGGAGCGCTTCTGGGACATCATCGAGGAGATAAATGTGGCTAAGACCCTGAGGTTTCTCAAGGACAATATTGTCA TGGCCGTTGTCCTTGTTACTGCAGTATTTTGGATACCCATCAGTTGTGTCATATCTTACTTCGACCGCAAGAAGCTGCGCCACGAAATGAAGCTGATTGAGTGGAGCCAGAAACTGGACCTTATACATCCCAGTGACGAGAGGCGTCGAGTGATTCACATACG AGTGCCGCGCCAGAAGATTTCGGTGGCCCGAGCCTGTAACTAG
- the LOC122619949 gene encoding prostatic acid phosphatase isoform X1: MFSRSRCGSLVASVALKMWNHPSQRCLILVCVICVLSFGLANALHGYANAEGHPVQISATLPGQLKFVHVIYRHGDRTPVDPYPTDPWGDRKFWSTGWGQLTNLGKQEHYELGKWLRNRYSNLLPPLYSNENIYVQSTDVDRTLMSAQSNLAGLYEPQGEDIWNTDISWQPIPVHTIPEKDDPIVAAKTPCPAYDYELASLESSPEFKALTEKHRDLFAYLSAKSGRPVKTFVDAQYLNNTLFIESLYNMTLPRWTEKVYGKDELTYVANFAFAISSYTRKLARLKAGPLLKDILQRFKEKSSGHLNPDRSMWVYSAHDTTVASVLNALKLFELHSPPYTACIMMELRVDEANTPLVSIFYKNTTAEPLPLDIPGCGPSCPLAKLKKIYQDVLPVDWERECKVSTMMMTYEEANLGTATGILILIVIALLFASYGLMIYYRRRNYKLYSSYSQMA; encoded by the exons ATGTTTTCCCGCAGTCGCTGTGGTTCACTTGTAGCAAGTGTGGCTCTGAAAATGTGGAACCACCCAAGCCAGCGCTGCCTCATCTTGGTCTGCGTGATATGTGTGCTGTCTTTCGGGCTGGCCAATGCGCTCCACGGCTATGCTAATGCTGAAGGTCACCCAGTGCAGATCTCGGCCACATTGCCAGGCCAGCTGAAGTTTGTGCATGTC ATATATCGCCACGGCGACAGAACGCCCGTAGATCCCTATCCCACGGACCCCTGGGGCGACAGAAAGTTCTGGTCCACCGGCTGGGGACAGTTGACCAAT TTGGGCAAGCAAGAGCATTACGAGCTGGGCAAATGGCTGAGGAATCGTTATTCAAACCTCCTTCCCCCTCTATACTCTAACGAGAATATCTACGTTCAGTCCACCGACGTGGATCGCACCCTCATGAGTGCCCAATCAAATCTGGCTGGTCTCTACGAGCCGCAGGGTGAAGACATCTGGAACACGGACATCAGCTGGCAACCCATACCCGTTCACACCATTCCCGAGAAGGATGATCCCATAGTAGCCGCCAAGACACCTTGCCCCGCCTATGACTACGAGCTGGCCAGTCTGGAATCTTCGCCAGAATTCAAGGCCTTGACCGAAAAACACCGAGATCTTTTTGCCTATTTGAGCGCAAAAAGCGGACGACCTGTGAAGACCTTCGTAGATGCGCAGTATTTGAATAACACCTTGTTCATTGAGAGTCTGTACAACATGACACTGCCGAGATGGACCGAAAAGGTTTACGGGAAAGATGAGCTCACGTATGTAGCAAATTTCGCTTTTGCCATCAGCTCTTATACGCGAAAGCTGGCGAGACTGAAGGCGGGACCTTTGCTGAAGGACATACTCCAGCGGTTTAAAGAGAAATCCTCTGGGCACCTAAATCCAGATCGTTCGATGTGGGTCTACAGTGCTCATGACACCACCGTAGCCAGTGTTTTGAATGCGCTAAAATTGTTCGAG CTGCACAGTCCTCCCTACACGGCGTGCATTATGATGGAGCTGCGTGTGGATGAGGCCAACACCCCATTGGTGTCTATTTTCTACAAGAATACCACAGCCGAACCCCTGCCTCTGGACATACCTGGTTGTGGACCTTCCTGCCCGCTGGCGAAACTGAAGAAAATTTACCAGGATGTTCTGCCCGTAGATTGGGAGCGCGAGTGCAAGGTATCCACTATGATGATGACTTATGAGGAGGCCAATCTTGGCACTGCGACGG GCATTCTCATTTTAATCGTTATTGCGCTGCTGTTCGCCAGCTACGGCCTCATGATCTACTACCGCCGGCGCAACTACAAGCTGTATTCCTCGTACTCTCAAATGGCTTAG